In a genomic window of Aeromonas veronii:
- the nrfC gene encoding cytochrome c nitrite reductase Fe-S protein, protein MSCSRRDFMAGMGAGALIMMTGTVRANTRAGAATLAHSQTIDGIRYGMIHDETACIGCTACMDACREVNQVPEGVSRLEIIRSGPIGTFPDAEYHFFRKSCQHCDNAPCVHVCPTGASHIRKEDGIVDVNPDLCVGCMYCLAACPYQVRFINPVTKVADKCDFCRKTNLAAGKEPACVESCPTKALVFGNLDDPDSSIAQRLVKETTYRYKQALGTSPKMYRVPKGEITS, encoded by the coding sequence ATGAGCTGCTCTCGCCGTGATTTTATGGCGGGGATGGGCGCGGGGGCGCTCATCATGATGACGGGGACTGTTCGTGCCAACACCCGCGCAGGGGCAGCCACCCTAGCCCACAGCCAGACCATCGACGGGATCCGCTACGGCATGATCCACGACGAGACGGCCTGCATCGGCTGTACCGCCTGCATGGATGCCTGCCGGGAGGTGAATCAGGTGCCAGAGGGAGTCTCGCGCCTCGAGATCATCCGCTCCGGCCCCATCGGCACCTTCCCCGATGCCGAGTACCACTTCTTTCGCAAGTCCTGCCAGCACTGCGACAACGCCCCCTGCGTGCACGTCTGCCCCACCGGTGCCTCCCATATCCGCAAGGAGGATGGCATCGTCGACGTCAACCCGGATCTCTGCGTTGGCTGCATGTACTGTCTGGCCGCCTGCCCCTATCAGGTGCGCTTTATCAACCCTGTGACCAAGGTTGCCGATAAGTGCGACTTTTGCCGCAAGACCAATCTGGCGGCGGGCAAGGAGCCGGCATGCGTGGAATCCTGTCCCACCAAGGCGCTGGTGTTCGGCAATCTGGATGACCCGGACAGCTCCATCGCCCAACGGCTGGTGAAGGAGACCACCTATCGCTACAAACAGGCACTCGGCACTTCGCCCAAGATGTACCGCGTGCCCAAAGGGGAGATAACGTCATGA
- the nrfD gene encoding cytochrome c nitrite reductase subunit NrfD codes for MWHDAFHFSSLVWDWPIAIYLFLLGISAGATTLSVLLRRKGAGSESGIIKATAILAPASVILGLLILIFHLARPWTFWKLMFHYQFDSVMSMGVMLFQVYMAVLFAWLAVVFRSEIETLRRHLLQEKFAFVDGLIALLARVETLLAPLLLLLAVLLGAYTGFLLSALKTYPLLNNPVLPVLFLISGVSSGIASTILLAVTLFKENHHSQGVSFVHRFERPVLAVEVLLLVCFFTGLYFGGGQKEAAMWAAIGSGFWAQVFWLGVVGIGMLLPQLLALLAPAPLRAKNGYLVLVCSLTLVGILLLRYFVLYAGQMTVV; via the coding sequence ATGTGGCATGATGCATTTCACTTCTCCTCGCTGGTGTGGGATTGGCCCATCGCTATCTATCTCTTTCTGCTCGGCATCTCCGCTGGCGCCACCACCCTCTCGGTGCTGCTGCGCCGCAAAGGGGCTGGCAGCGAGAGCGGCATCATCAAGGCGACCGCCATTCTGGCGCCGGCGAGCGTGATCCTGGGGTTACTGATCCTTATCTTCCATCTGGCCCGCCCCTGGACCTTCTGGAAGCTGATGTTCCACTACCAGTTCGACTCCGTGATGTCGATGGGGGTCATGCTGTTTCAGGTCTATATGGCGGTGCTGTTCGCCTGGCTGGCGGTGGTGTTTCGCTCCGAGATTGAGACATTGCGTCGTCACCTGCTGCAAGAGAAGTTCGCCTTTGTGGATGGACTGATCGCCCTGTTGGCACGCGTTGAAACCTTGCTGGCACCGCTGTTGCTGCTGCTCGCCGTGCTGTTGGGGGCCTACACCGGCTTTCTGCTCTCCGCGCTCAAGACCTATCCGCTGCTCAACAACCCGGTGCTGCCGGTGCTGTTCCTCATCTCCGGCGTCAGCTCCGGCATCGCCTCCACCATCTTGCTGGCGGTCACCCTGTTCAAGGAGAACCATCACAGCCAGGGGGTGAGCTTTGTCCACCGCTTTGAGCGGCCGGTACTGGCGGTGGAGGTGCTGCTGCTGGTCTGCTTCTTTACCGGCCTCTACTTCGGTGGCGGCCAGAAGGAGGCAGCCATGTGGGCCGCCATCGGCAGCGGCTTCTGGGCTCAGGTGTTCTGGCTCGGGGTGGTGGGCATCGGCATGCTGCTGCCCCAGCTGCTGGCCCTGCTGGCCCCCGCGCCGCTGCGGGCCAAAAACGGCTATCTGGTGCTGGTCTGCAGCCTGACCCTGGTGGGGATCCTGCTGCTGCGCTACTTCGTGCTTTATGCCGGCCAGATGACTGTCGTATAA
- the nrfA gene encoding ammonia-forming nitrite reductase cytochrome c552 subunit, with the protein MNVGSQHRHTKLGLAALLLTSWLGTSGWALADDATTKSKIEARSELFAKDHADQFTSWQATSESKERSDALGEDPNMVVLWGGYPFAKDYNKPRGHFYALTDVRETLRTGAPKTAEDGPLPMACWSCKGPDVARVIDEKGEDGYFKGMWAKGGPEIVNTIGCADCHDTASKEFKEGKPALHLSRPYADRAMTAIGKPFKEQGRFDQQSQVCGQCHVEYYFSGPTKAVKFPWDKGTTVEQMEQYYDEIGFADWTHALSKTPMLKAQHPEYETWRAGIHGQNNVACVDCHMPKVQNEQGKVYTDHKVGNPFDRFEQTCRNCHTQSKEMLQGIVKQRKEAVIETKLKVEKQLVHAHFEAKAAWDAGATDAEMKDILQDIRHAQWRWDYAIASHGVQMHAPEVALKVLGSALDKAADARTKLARLLANKGISHEIAIPDISTKEKAQAALGMDMKQFNSDKAQFLKTTVPAWDAEAKAAGRLAQ; encoded by the coding sequence ATAAACGTGGGTTCACAACACAGACATACCAAACTGGGGCTCGCCGCCCTGCTGCTGACCAGCTGGCTTGGCACCAGCGGCTGGGCACTGGCTGATGACGCAACCACCAAGAGCAAGATCGAGGCGCGCAGCGAGCTGTTCGCCAAGGATCACGCCGATCAGTTCACCAGCTGGCAAGCCACCAGCGAAAGCAAGGAGCGCTCCGATGCGCTGGGGGAGGATCCCAACATGGTGGTGCTGTGGGGCGGTTACCCCTTCGCCAAGGATTACAACAAGCCGCGCGGCCACTTCTATGCCCTGACCGACGTGCGGGAAACCCTGCGTACCGGCGCCCCCAAAACCGCCGAAGATGGCCCCCTACCCATGGCCTGCTGGAGCTGCAAAGGCCCGGATGTGGCCCGCGTCATCGACGAGAAGGGTGAGGATGGCTACTTCAAAGGGATGTGGGCAAAAGGTGGGCCCGAGATCGTCAACACCATCGGCTGCGCCGACTGCCACGACACCGCCTCGAAAGAGTTCAAGGAGGGCAAACCTGCCCTGCACCTCTCCCGTCCCTATGCCGATCGGGCCATGACCGCCATCGGCAAGCCGTTCAAGGAGCAGGGACGCTTTGATCAGCAGTCCCAGGTGTGCGGCCAATGCCACGTGGAGTACTACTTCAGCGGCCCCACCAAGGCGGTGAAATTCCCCTGGGACAAGGGCACCACGGTGGAGCAGATGGAACAGTATTACGATGAAATCGGCTTTGCCGACTGGACCCATGCCCTCTCCAAAACCCCCATGCTCAAAGCCCAGCACCCCGAGTACGAGACCTGGCGGGCCGGCATTCACGGTCAGAACAATGTCGCCTGCGTCGACTGCCACATGCCCAAGGTGCAGAACGAGCAGGGCAAGGTTTACACGGATCACAAGGTGGGCAACCCCTTCGATCGCTTCGAGCAGACCTGCCGCAACTGCCACACCCAGAGCAAGGAGATGTTGCAAGGGATCGTCAAGCAGCGCAAAGAGGCGGTGATCGAGACCAAGCTGAAAGTCGAGAAGCAGCTGGTCCACGCCCACTTTGAAGCCAAGGCAGCCTGGGATGCCGGCGCCACCGATGCCGAGATGAAGGATATTCTGCAAGACATCCGTCACGCCCAGTGGCGCTGGGACTACGCCATCGCCTCCCACGGGGTACAGATGCACGCCCCCGAAGTGGCGCTTAAGGTACTTGGCAGCGCGCTGGACAAAGCCGCTGACGCCCGCACCAAGCTGGCGCGCCTGTTGGCCAACAAGGGGATCAGCCACGAGATCGCCATCCCCGACATCTCCACCAAGGAGAAAGCGCAAGCGGCCCTTGGCATGGATATGAAGCAGTTCAACAGCGACAAGGCGCAGTTCCTCAAGACCACGGTCCCCGCCTGGGATGCCGAGGCCAAAGCGGCCGGACGGTTGGCACAGTAA
- the nrfB gene encoding cytochrome c nitrite reductase pentaheme subunit, which translates to MGDLTMDFLRLMLMAAMLLTSLQGQAAEPAAAPVPATHKVEFLRNPDKACTDCHKEQREGMHGKHGQATNPNNLKPVTCTNCHGLPSPQHREGVKDVMRFSNSFSDKKSTEAYPIVEQNGVCMSCHEPKPLREALWAHDVHATKLTCTSCHALHPAKEPMVAIPEKSRIKLCVDCHSKQHEASKARQEQSKPVTGKEAS; encoded by the coding sequence ATGGGTGATTTAACGATGGATTTCTTACGACTGATGCTGATGGCAGCCATGCTGCTCACCAGCCTGCAGGGTCAGGCGGCCGAGCCGGCTGCCGCCCCTGTTCCAGCTACACATAAGGTGGAATTTTTACGCAATCCCGACAAGGCCTGCACCGACTGTCACAAGGAGCAGCGCGAAGGGATGCACGGCAAGCATGGTCAGGCGACCAATCCCAACAACCTTAAACCGGTCACCTGCACCAACTGCCACGGCCTGCCCTCCCCCCAGCACAGGGAAGGGGTCAAGGATGTGATGCGCTTTAGCAACAGCTTTAGCGACAAGAAGAGCACCGAGGCTTATCCCATCGTGGAGCAGAACGGCGTCTGCATGAGCTGCCACGAACCCAAACCGCTGCGCGAGGCGCTCTGGGCCCACGACGTGCACGCCACCAAGCTCACCTGCACCAGCTGCCACGCCCTGCACCCGGCCAAGGAGCCCATGGTGGCGATCCCGGAAAAGTCCCGCATCAAGCTCTGCGTCGACTGCCACAGCAAGCAGCATGAGGCCAGCAAGGCCCGGCAGGAGCAGTCCAAACCGGTTACCGGCAAGGAGGCATCATGA